Below is a window of bacterium DNA.
TTGAATTTTCTGGGTGCCATTGGGCTCCCCCCTTTGGTTTTATAATTCGACCAATAATTCTATAAATTTCTCCCTGCAGGGCCGATGAGAGAATGCGGATGTCCAGTGCGAGGAATATGTGGATGTGAACTATAATCCTTATTATATCCTTTTCGGGGAACCGGCGTCATTTTTTATTTTTCCATGTTTCGGGCCGGCTCATGCATTAAAATCAATGGGTAATGGTGCTTTGACAGAAAGGGGCGCTTTAGATGGAAGATGTTCGCATCGAAAGAATGGCCGAAACCATCTCCCGCTATTCGGCCCGGGTGAAGCGCGGGGATCTGGTGTGTATCCGGGGCGGGACCGAGGCCGCTCCCTTGATCCGCTCCCTCTACGCCCGTTGCCTGGAGCTGGGGGCTTTTCCCTACACCCATGTCGGGCTGCCGGGCCTTGATGAGATTTTTTACGAGCGGGCGAACCGGGAGCAGTTGGCCTATCTCTCCCCGATCTCGACATTCGAGGTCGAAAAGGTTGACGTGCTCGTGAGCATCCTCTCGGAGACCAATACGCGCCGGTTGACGGGCGTGGACCCAAAGAAGCAGGCGCGCGCCTCCCAGGCGAGACGGCCGATCATGCAGACCTTCATGCGGCGGGCCGCCCAGTACGACAAGGGCGGCAAGAAGGGCCTGCGGTGGACGCTCACGCTATTCCCCACCGAAGCCTATGCCCAGGACGCCGAGATGTCGCTCACAGGATATTCGGATTTTGTCTTCAGTGCCTGCCATGCCCACCGGCCGGGCGGCATCGAAAAATGGAAGCAGATGGAGAAGCGCCAG
It encodes the following:
- a CDS encoding aminopeptidase; translated protein: MEDVRIERMAETISRYSARVKRGDLVCIRGGTEAAPLIRSLYARCLELGAFPYTHVGLPGLDEIFYERANREQLAYLSPISTFEVEKVDVLVSILSETNTRRLTGVDPKKQARASQARRPIMQTFMRRAAQYDKGGKKGLRWTLTLFPTEAYAQDAEMSLTGYSDFVFSACHAHRPGGIEKWKQMEKRQREIIRYLKGRKVVEIAAPGTDLRVGIAGRKFINCAGHHNFPDGEIFTGPQERKIDGTIRYSFPACLSGREVDGVELTFEKGKVVKATAEKNEKFLRTMIGMDPGAARAGEFAIGLNSGIQQYTKNILFDEKIGGTIHIALGKGYPESGSRNDSALHWDMVCDLRGKGEMWVDGKLFMKKGKILV